The Candidatus Methanoperedens sp. genome contains the following window.
ATCCCATGCAGCAATCCATGGTCATAGTGCTGCCCCGTATGCACCAGTATCTCCTCATGTTCCCGTCGCAGTTCGCGTGATAGCGGCGCGCACTTGATGAACTGGGGGCGGGCGCCCACGATGGAGATGAGCTTCATTTGTGTATCTGGGTTCTTTTAACTATTGAAATGTATTTAAATGTGTTTACTATGGTGTATTGATGGAGGGAAAACACATGTGCATCCGCGAAATTAGCGGCATCTGTGTTCTATTCTATTTTGATGGCATCTGTTCTTTTGTGAGCGGTGGTTGCTTGGGGTTCGTATCGTGCGCCGGGGATTTTATATATAGTATGTGATTATATTATCTTTTAATCTGCTTATCAGGTTTCTGAAGGTGGCGACAGGAATATTCACGGTTTCCAGACAGTTATGCCTTCGATTCGCTCAAAATCGCTGTCGTTGGTCGCGATATCAGATATTGATTCATATTTCATTACAGCTATATGCAGAGCATCATGCGTTAAAAGCATGTTTGCCTTCGCAACATTAATACTGCTTTTAAAAACGTCCGGCGAGATCTCACGTACAGTTAGATTGTCTATCTCCTGTATTCTATCGATATCTTTCCATGAAGCCTCAAGCAAAGGAATTTCTTTGTAATTTTTCTTCAAAAATGGAACTGTCTCTTTTATCGAAATCTGAAATTTATCTGATGCCTCGATTAAAATCATCTTATGGAGAACTTCATCAAGAACAAGTGTTGAAGTAACACCATCGATCGCTCCATTTTCAACATCTTTTAAAATTCTATATGCGCTTTCACTAAACTTCGGATGATCAAATACCTCATATAGAAAGATATTGGCATCAATGAAAACTCTTTTACCCGTTGGAATTATGCTTAATCCTCGTTTAAATCCCATATTTCAGCCAATATTATTTCATCGATCTTGTCCTTATTTTCAACTTTAATAGATCCTCTGAGTTCATCTACGATTGTCTGTTTCGATCTTCGGGATTTTGGTCTTATTAAAATCTCATGTTTTTCGGTCAGAATTTCAAAGTTCTCAATACCGAGTTGCCTTAGCACTCCTTTTGGGATTAGAATTCCTTCTTTGACCATCTTGATTTCCATTTTCAAATCCTCTAACACCAGTTAGATATTCAATTTATATAAGGTTCACGTAGCTTATCGTATGATTTTTTTAAGTATAGGAAACTATAAGCACTTATTCCCATCTTGCGTATTGTTTTTTCTCAGGACAATTGATGTTCACAAGCATCTGTTACGACAAGGAATACTTTCACATTGCTTGCATTGTCATCTATGAACCAAGTTCATCTCACTCAATATTATCGAAAACATTCAAAATCTTATTGCTTGCACTTTCGCCAGCACACATATTCTGCTGAATGCTTGTGGGAACCGGTTTTTGTACAGTCCCAATAATCCTGCC
Protein-coding sequences here:
- a CDS encoding type II toxin-antitoxin system VapC family toxin produces the protein MGFKRGLSIIPTGKRVFIDANIFLYEVFDHPKFSESAYRILKDVENGAIDGVTSTLVLDEVLHKMILIEASDKFQISIKETVPFLKKNYKEIPLLEASWKDIDRIQEIDNLTVREISPDVFKSSINVAKANMLLTHDALHIAVMKYESISDIATNDSDFERIEGITVWKP